Below is a window of Cryobacterium sp. PAMC25264 DNA.
CATCCTCATCCGTTTCATCGCGGTTGCCGTGATGATGCTGCTCTTCTGGGCCGGCACCCGTCGTATGAAGATCGTCCCGACCCGCCTTCAGAGCCTGGTCGAAATGGGCCTGGACCTCGTACGCGTCAACATCGCGGAGGACCTGCTCGGCAAGAAGGACGGCAAGCGCTTCCTTCCGCTGATCACCACCATCTTCTTCATGGTTCTGTTCATGAACCTCACCGGTGTGATCCCGTTCCTGAACATCGCGGGAACCTCCGTCATCGGTGTCCCGCTGGTGCTCGCCCTGGTCGCCTACGCTGCGTTCCTCTACGCCGGCATCAAGAAGCACCCCGGCAAGTTCTTCCGCAACTCGCTCTTCCCGCCCGGCGTTCCCCCGGTGCTGTACATCATCGTCACGCCGATCGAGTTCGTCTCCACGTTCCTGATCCGCCCCGTCACGCTGACCCTGCGGCTCCTGATGAACATGGTCGTCGGCCACCTCCTGCTGGTGCTGTTCTTCGCGGCGACCCAGTTCTTCTTCTTCACCGCTGACGGCGGCTTCAAGCTGTTCGGTGTCGGTACCCTCGCGTTCGGCTTCGTGTTCACGCTGTTCGAACTCTTGGTGGCGACGCTCCAGGCGTACGTCTTCGCATTGCTCACCGCTGTCTACATCCAGCTCGCGCTGGCTGACGAGCACTAACCTCGCATTCGGCGCTCGCCGGATACGTCACTACGGAAGGAAACACACGTGGACGCAGTTACCGTTCTCGCGGAAATCAACGGCAACATTGCCACCGTCGGCTACGGCCTCGCGGCTATCGGCCCGGCAATCGGCGTTGGTATCGTCGTTGGCAAGACCATTGAGGGTGTCGCACGTCAGCCTGAGCTGGCCGGCCGTCTCCAGGTGCTGATGTACATCGGTATCGCATTCACCGAGGCGCTCGCGTTCATCGGTATCGCCACGTACTTCATCTTCGTTTAGTCCTCTTTTCTACAACTAGTTAGGAGGCACGATGCTTCACTCAGTGATTGCAGCCGCCGCAGAAGCGGAAGAGGCGGTCAACCCGCTCATTCCCGCGATCTACGACATCATTTGGTCGTCCTTCGTCTTCGTCGTCATTCTCTTCTTCTTCTGGAAGCTCGTTCTTCCGCGCATGCAGAAGCTCCTCGACGACCGCGCAGAGGCCATTGAAGGAAACATCGCGAAGGCCGACGAAGCCCAGCGCAAAGCGGAAGCTGCCCTCGAGCAGTACACCGCCCAGCTCGCTGCGGCCCGCGTCGAAGCCGGCCAGATCCGCGAGCAGGCTCGCACCGACGGTCAGCAGATCGTCGCCGAGCTTCGTGAGCAGGCGTCCAACGACGCCGCCCGGATCATGGCCACCGCCAAGACCCAGATCGAAGCAGAGCACCAGGCCGCCATCACCTCGCTTCGCAGCGAGGTCGGCACCCTGGCTCTCGACCTGGCCTCCGGTGTCATCGGTGAAAGCCTGACCGACGACGCGCGCGCCAGCGCCATCGTCGACAGGTTCCTCGCCGACATCGAGTCCTCCGAGAACACGGCCCCGTCGGCCGGAAAGCACTAGACACATGGGAAGCGCCACCAGAGAAGCCTTGGCCTCGTCGCGGACGGCCTTGGCCGCCCACGCCGACTCGGCCGATCTGGCGACGGGCGAAAGCCTGTTCGACGCCGGCCGCGTCATCGGTGACTCATCTCAGCTGCTAGCCGCCATCGGCGACGCCTCAGCCGATGAGACCGCCAAGGCCGCCCTGGTCAGGGCGGTCTTCGCTCCGACGCTGACGCCGGCAGCCCTCGAGCTGCTGCAGTTTGCTGCGGCGGCCCGCTGGTCGAGCCACCAGGACCTGCTTGCAGGGATCGAAGAACTCGGCCTGCGTGTGACCGCCGCGTCCGCTCCTGCGGACGTGTCGATCGATTCCGAGCTGTTCACCTTCGGCGCGGCGGTCTCCTCCGACGCCGAGCTCGAACTGGCGCTGACCAGCAAGCTCACGCCGGCTGCGGCCAAACTGAGCCTCGTCGACGCGCTGCTCTCCGGCAAGGCGAGCGCGCAGACCCTCGTCATCGTGCGTCACCTCGTGCAGCAGCCCCGCGGCCGCCGCATCGGTGAACTGCTCGGCGACGCCGCCGCGATCGTGGCTGACCAGGCCGACACCATCATCGCCACCGTCATCTCCGCGACGCCGTTGCACAGCACTCAGCTGGACCGACTCGCGAAGAGCCTGTCGGTTCGATACGGCCGCAACCTCACCATCAACCAGGTCATCGACGCATCCGTCGTCGGCGGCCTGAAAGTACAGATCGGCGATGACGTCATCGACGGCAGCATCGCCACCCGTCTCAAGGACTTGAGACTGCAGCTTGCTGGGTAACCTTAGGGTTTCCCAGAACACACAAACCTCGAGACGGTAACGTGTCGAAAAGACAAAGCCTGTACTGCTGTACAGAAAAGGGAAGATGATGGCAGAACTAACGATCAGCCCCGATGAGATCCGTGACGCTCTCCAGGACTTCGTCAAGTCCTACGAGCCGAACAAGACCGCAACGACCGAGGTCGGCTACGTCACCACCGCGGGCGATGGAATCGCCCACGTTGAGGGTCTCCCCGGCGTCATGGCCAACGAACTCATCGAGTTCGCCGACGGCACCCTGGGCCTCGCGCTGAACCTCGACGAAGACGAGATCGGTGTTGTCGTCCTCGGCGAGTTCGCCGGCATCGTCGAAGGCATGGAGGTGTACCGCACCGGCGAGGTCCTCTCCGTACCCGTCGGCGATGGCTACCTCGGCCGCGTCGTCGACCCGCTCGGCGCCCCGATCGACGGTCTCGGCGAGATCAAGACCGAAGGCCGCCGCGCCCTCGAGCTGCAGGCGCCCGGCGTCATGCACCGCAAGAGCGTGCACGAGCCGATGCAGACCGGCATCAAGGCCATCGACGCCATGATCCCGATCGGCCGTGGCCAGCGCCAGCTGATCATCGGTGACCGCCAGACCGGCAAGACCGCCATCGCGGTAGACACCATCATCAACCAGAAGGCCAACTGGGAGTCCGGCGACACCAACAAGCAGGTTCGCTGCATCTACGTCGCCATCGGCCAGAAGGGCTCCACCATCGCTTCGGTGAAGGGTGCGCTCGAGGATGCCGGAGCGATGGAGTACACGACCATCGTCGCCGCTCCCGCGTCCGACCCGGCCGGCTTCAAGTACCTCGCCCCGTATACCGGATCGGCCATCGGCCAGCACTGGATGTACGCCGGCAAGCACGTCCTCATCATCTTCGACGACCTGTCCAAGCAGGCCGAGGCCTACCGTGCCGTGTCGCTGCTGCTGCGCCGCCCGCCGGGACGCGAAGCGTACCCCGGCGACGTGTTCTACCTGCACTCCCGTCTGCTGGAGCGTTGCGCCAAGCTCTCCGACGAGCTCGGTGCCGGATCGATGACCGGCCTGCCGATCATCGAGACCAAGGCCAACGACGTTGCTGCGTACATCCCGACCAACGTGATCTCGATCACCGACGGCCAGATCTTCCTGCAGTCCGACCTCTTCAACGCCAACCAGCGCCCCGCTGTCGACGTGGGAATCTCGGTCTCCCGAGTCGGTGGTGACGCGCAGGTCAAGTCGATCAAGAAGGTCTCCGGTACCCTCAAGCTCGAACTTGCCCAGTACCGCTCGCTCGAGGCGTTCTCCATGTTCGCCTCCGACCTCGACCCGGCCAGCCGTCGCCAGCTTGCTCGCGGCGCGCGCCTGACCGAGCTGCTCAAGCAGCCGCAGTACTCGCCGTACCCCGTCGAAGACCAGGTCGTCTCGATCTGGGCCGGCACCAACGGCAAGCTCGACGAGGTTCCCCTCGAAGACATTCTGCGTTTCGAGCGCGAACTGCTCGACTACCTGGGCCGCAACACGGGCATCCTCACCACCCTGCGCGAGACCAACGTGCTCTCGGATGACACCGTCACCGAGCTCACCTTGGCCGTCGACACCTTCAAGCGCGAATTCCAGACCGGTGAGGGCAAGGCACTCGCCTCCGTCGGCCGCGAAGAGTTCGTCGCCACCAAGGCGGAAGACGTCAACCAGGAAAAGATCGTCAAGCACAAGCGCTAGCCGCTGTACGGTCCGCGCCTCCCCGGAGGCGCGGACCGCTGCTCGACACCCACCGACACGACAGACAAGTAAGCACAGGAGACACATGGGAGCGCAACTTCGGGTCTACCGGCAGAAGATCAAATCTGCCCAGACGACCAAGAAGATCACTCGGGCCATGGAGCTGATCTCCGCCTCGCGCATCCAGAAGGCGCAGGCGAGGGTTGCTGCGTCCACCCCGTATTCGCGTGCAATCACGCGCGCCGTTTCAGCCGTCGCCACCTACTCGAACATCGAGCACGTGCTGACGACCGAGCCGGAGACCATCAACCGCGCCGCGGTCGTCATCTTCGCCTCGGACCGCGGTCTGGCCGGAGCGTTCAGCTCCCAGGTACTCCGCGAGGCCGAGCAGCTCACCGAACTGCTGCGCAGCCAAGGCAAGGACGTCGTTTACTACCTCGTCGGCCGCAAGGCGCTCGCGTACTTCAGCTTCCGCCGTCGTGTCTCGGAGCGTTCCTGGACCGGCGCGACCGACCAGCCCGTGTTCGACACGGCACAGGAGATCGGCGAAGCCCTTCTCGAGGCGTTCCTGCGCGGAGCCGATGACGGTGGTGTGGATGAGATCCACATCGTCTACAACCGCTTCGTCAGCATGGTCACGCAGGTGCCCGAGGTTGTTCGCCTGCTGCCGCTCGAGGTCGTCGAAGGCGAAGAGGCCCCCGAGGCCGCGAACGTGCTGCCGCTCTACGAATTCGAGCCTGAGGCCGAGACCGTTCTCGACGCCCTGCTGCCGGTGTACATCGAAAGCCGCATCTTCAACGCCATGTTGCAGTCCGCCGCTTCCGAACACGCCAGCCGCCAGAAGGCGATGAAGTCGGCCAGCGACAACGCCGACAAGCTCATCAAGGACTTCACGCGGCTGTCGAACAACGCGCGTCAGACCGAGATCACGCAGCAGATTTCCGAGATCGTGGGTGGAGCCGACGCGCTCTCATCCGCCAAGAACTAACCCAGAGAAGAGAGAGCAATGACTGACACCGCAATCGCGCCAGTCCTCGCGGAGGACACAGCCGGCGCTGTGGGCCGGATCGCACGCGTTACGGGACCCGTCGTGGACATCGAGTTCCCGCACGACTCGATCCCTGGTATGTACAACGCGCTCAAGACGACCATCGTCATCGGCGACGAGTCGACCGAGATCACCCTCGAGGTCGCCCTGCACCTCGGCGACGACCTGGTGCGCGCCATCGCCCTGAACCCGACCGACGGACTCGTCCGCGGCCAGGAGGTCCGGGACACCGGCTCGCCCATCATGGTTCCGGTCGGAAACGTCACCAAGGGTCGCGTCTTCAACGTCATCGGCGAGGTGCTCAACGCCAAGCCGGGCGAGAAGATCGAGATCACCGAGCGCTGGCCCATCCACCGCAAGCCGCCGCCCTTTGACCAGCTGGAGTCCAAGACCCAGCTGTTCGAGACCGGCATCAAGGTCATCGACCTTCTCACGCCGTACGTCCTCGGTGGAAAGATCGGCCTCTTCGGTGGTGCCGGTGTCGGTAAGACCGTCCTGATCCAGGAAATGATTCAGCGCGTCGCGCAGGACCACGGTGGTGTGTCGGTGTTCGCCGGTGTCGGCGAGCGTACCCGTGAGGGCAACGACCTCATCGGCGAGATGGAAGAAGCCGGCGTCTTCGACAAGACCGCCCTCGTATTCGGCCAGATGGACGAGCCGCCGGGAACGCGACTGCGTGTCGCGCTCTCCGCGCTGACCATGGCGGAGTACTTCCGTGACGTTGCCAAGCAGGACGTGTTGCTCTTCATCGACAACATCTTCCGCTTCACCCAGGCCGGTTCTGAGGTGTCGACCCTGCTGGGCCGCATGCCGTCCGCCGTGGGCTACCAGCCGAACCTGGCCGACGAGATGGGCATCCTGCAGGAGCGCATCACCTCGACCCGTGGCCACTCGATCACCTCGCTGCAGGCCATCTACGTGCCTGCTGACGACTACACCGACCCGGCTCCGGCGACCACGTTCGCGCACCTCGACGCCACCACCGAGCTCTCCCGTGAGATCGCATCGAAGGGCCTCTACCCGGCCGTCGACCCGCTGACCTCGTCCAGCCGTATCCTCGATCCCCGCTACTTGGGCGCCGACCACTACAACACGGCCGTTCGCGTCAAGGCGATCCTGCAGAAGAACAAGGAGCTCCAGGAGATCATCGCGATCCTCGGTGTCGACGAGCTCTCTGAAGAAGACAAGGTGACCGTGGCCCGCGCCCGGCGCATCCAGCAGTTCCTGTCGCAGAACACCTACATGGCGAAGAAGTTCACGGGCGTCGAGGGTTCGACGGTGTCGCTCAAGGACACCATCGAGTCGTTCACGGCCATCGCCAACGGTGACTTCGACCACGTGTCGGAGCAGGCCTTCTTCAACGTCGGTGGCATCGGCGACGTCGAAGAGAAGTGGGCTCAGATCCAGAAGGAGAACGGCTAAGCATGGCTTCGGCTCCGCTTTCCGTGAGTGTCGTCTCGGCGGACCAGCAGGTCTGGTCCGGCGAGGCCACCATGGTCGTGGCACGCACCGTGGAAGGCGAGATCGGTATTCTCGCCGGCCACGAGCCGTTGCTGGCCATCCTGTCCAGCGGTGAGGTGCGCCTGACCCTGCTGGACGGCACCAAGGTCGTCGCCGAGGCGGCCGACGGGTTCCTCTCGGTTGAGAACGACACCATCACCATCGTGGCCCGCAAGGCCGCACTCGTTTAGGAACTGCCCGCTAGGACACTGTGTTTGTATTGCTACCGCCGTCGGAGACGAAACGCTCCGGCGGCGGTTTTGCGTCCCTGGACCTCGAGTCGCTGGCTTTTCCCGAACTGGCCGGGCGCCGTCGCACACTGGTCACCGCATTGACGAAACTGGCCGGCGACCCGGATGCCACGGTGCGCGCCCTCAAGCTCGGCCGCACCCAACTGGCCGAGGTGGAGCGCAACGCCACCGTCGTCTCCTCCCCGACGACCCCGGTCATCGACCGGTACACCGGAGTGCTGTACGACGCCCTTGCCGCCGACACCCTGTCTGCCGAGGCTCGCGCCTTCGCCGGCCGGCACCTGCTCGTGCACTCAGCCCTGCTCGGACCCGTTGCCGGCCTCGACCTGGTTCCCGCCTACCGCCTCTCGCACGACTCCAGGCTGCCCGCGCTGCCGCTGAAGAAGCACTGGGCCGCCGACGTGTCCGCCGTGCTCGAGGCGACGGAGGGGCTGCTGCTCGACCTGCGCTCAGAGGGCTACGTCGGCCTGGGGTCCGCGGCCGCCCATCCGCAGCGACACTTCCTGCGCGTGGTCACCGCGTCCGCCGATGGGCGTACCCGGGCGCTCAACCACTTCAACAAGAAGGCGAAGGGCGAGTTCACCCGCGCCCTGCTCGAGAACGGCCGGGACTTCCAGACTGTCGACGAGCTCCTCGACTGGGCCCCGACCGCCGGCCTCACCCTCCGGCCCGGCGCCGCCGCAGAACTCGAACTGGTCGTGAAGTCGCACGCCTAGGATGAAGACGTGCAGAGACAACGAGTAAACGTCACCGTCACCGGCGCCGGAGGCAACATCGGCTACGCTTTGATGTTCCGCATCGCCTCCGGTCAGCTGCTCGGGCCCGATGTTCCCGTGGCCCTGCGGCTGCTGGAAATACCCACGGGCATCCGGGCCGCAGAGGGCAGCGCCTTCGAACTCCAGGACAGCGCGTTCCCGCTGCTTGGCGATGTGCTTGTGACGGATGACCCGGTGCAGGCGTTCGACGGAACCAACGTCGCGATCCTGGTCGGGTCCAGGCCCCGCGGTCCCGGCCAGCAGCGCGCCGACCTGCTCGAGGGCAACGCCCGTATCTTCGGCCCGCAGGGCGCCGCCATCAACGCCGGCGCCGCCGACGACATCCGGGTGGTCGTGGTCGGCAACCCCGCCAACACCAACGCCCTCGTCGCGTCCAGCCACGCACCGGACGTGCCCGCCGACCGCTTCACCGCTCTCACCCGTCTGGACCACAACCGGGCCGTGGCCCAGCTGGCCGCCAAGCTCTCTGTGCAGGTGACCGACGTACACGGCGTGATCGTCTGGGGCAACCACTCCGCCCTGCAATACCCCGACGTGTCCCACGCCACCGTCAAGGGTCGGCCCGTGCGGGACCTCGTCGGCGAGGACTGGCTCGCGAACGAGTTCATCCCGAGGGTGGCCAACCGCGGCGCTGAGATCATCGCTGTGCGCGGCGCGTCCTCGATGGGCTCGGCCGCCAGTGCGACTGTCGACCACGTGCACGACTGGGTGAACGGGACCGGCGGCGACTGGACCAGCGCGGGGGTGTTCTCGGACGGCTCGTACGGGGTTCCCACGGGGCTGGTGTCGTCGTACCCGGTGCGCTCGCTCGGTGGCCGTTGGGCCATCGAGCCGGGGCTGTCGATCGACGCGTTCTCCCGGGCGCGCATCGACGCGTCCATCGCCGACCTGGTGGCCGAGCGCGACGCCGTCAGCGCGCTGGGGTTGTTGGGCCCAGGGCGAGCCTAGGCGGGAAGCGACTCGCCCGGCGACGGCGCGAGGTGGCAGCCGACGACATGGTCGTTCACCAGCCCGCTGGACTGCATGAGGGCATACACGGTGGTGGGCCCGACGAACCGGTAGCCGCGGGAGCGCAGTTCCTTGCTGAGCGCCTCGGACTCCGGGGTGATCGCCGGGACGTCGGCCAGGCCGGTGAGCGGCTCCGCGCGGGTAGCGGGGGCGAAACCCCAGATCAGATCCGTGAGGCTGCCGTCGAGGGCTAGCGTGGCCCTGGCGTTGCCGATGGTGGCGGTGATCTTGCCCCGGTGCCGGATGATCGCCGCGTCGGCCAGCAGACGCTCCACGTCGTCGTCGGTGAAGGCGGCCACCGTCGGGGCGTCGAAGCCGGCGAACGCCGCACGGAAGGCCGGCCGCCGCCTGAGGATGGTGATCCAGGACAAACCCGCCTGGAACCCCTCCAGGCAGAGCTTCTCGAACAGGGCTCGGTCGTCCCGCAGCGGGCGTCCCCACTCCTGGTCGTGATAGCGCCGGTATTCGGCATCGTTCCCGACCCATCCGCATCGGCCCACGCCGTCATCGCCGATCAGGACGGAAGGGCGTTCGGTCATCCGACGTACTCGATGCTCTCGTGCCGCAGCAGCCACTGCTTGGTAGGGATTCCCTCGCCGGCGCTGAAGCCGGTGATGCGTCCGTTGGAGGCGAGCACGCGGTGGCAGCCGACCAGGATCGGCGCCGGATTGGCACCGACGGCGCCGCCGATGGCGCGGCCGGCTCCGCTCTTGCCGATCGACCGGCCCAGCTCGCCATAGGACAGGTGCGCGCCGAACGGGATCGCGGCCAACCCTGCCCAGACGCTCCGCTGGAACTCGGTGCCGCGGGAGAGCCGCACGGGCACGTCGAAGTCGGTCCGCTCGCCCGCGAAGTACTCGGTGAGCTGTGTGGCCGCCTGCCGCAGCAATGGGTTGGGGGACTCGGGGAGGCCCTCGAAGGGCAGGTGGCCGTTCCTGATGATGGCCAACGACCAGACCTCGCGGTCGTCGCCGGTGAGCTCGAGGTCGCCGAGCGGACTCGAGAGGCGAATCAGGTTCGGGGGAAGGAGGCTTGGGCTGCTCATACTGCGACTGTAGTCGGCGGGCCCGGGCGGAACCGGCGGATTTCGGACACTGGAATATCCGGCCGCACGGCGGCCTGTGGAGGAGGGGCGGAAGGCCCCTCATTCTGGCGCTGGAGAGGAATAGTCTGGTG
It encodes the following:
- a CDS encoding methylated-DNA--[protein]-cysteine S-methyltransferase; translation: MSSPSLLPPNLIRLSSPLGDLELTGDDREVWSLAIIRNGHLPFEGLPESPNPLLRQAATQLTEYFAGERTDFDVPVRLSRGTEFQRSVWAGLAAIPFGAHLSYGELGRSIGKSGAGRAIGGAVGANPAPILVGCHRVLASNGRITGFSAGEGIPTKQWLLRHESIEYVG
- the atpD gene encoding F0F1 ATP synthase subunit beta produces the protein MTDTAIAPVLAEDTAGAVGRIARVTGPVVDIEFPHDSIPGMYNALKTTIVIGDESTEITLEVALHLGDDLVRAIALNPTDGLVRGQEVRDTGSPIMVPVGNVTKGRVFNVIGEVLNAKPGEKIEITERWPIHRKPPPFDQLESKTQLFETGIKVIDLLTPYVLGGKIGLFGGAGVGKTVLIQEMIQRVAQDHGGVSVFAGVGERTREGNDLIGEMEEAGVFDKTALVFGQMDEPPGTRLRVALSALTMAEYFRDVAKQDVLLFIDNIFRFTQAGSEVSTLLGRMPSAVGYQPNLADEMGILQERITSTRGHSITSLQAIYVPADDYTDPAPATTFAHLDATTELSREIASKGLYPAVDPLTSSSRILDPRYLGADHYNTAVRVKAILQKNKELQEIIAILGVDELSEEDKVTVARARRIQQFLSQNTYMAKKFTGVEGSTVSLKDTIESFTAIANGDFDHVSEQAFFNVGGIGDVEEKWAQIQKENG
- a CDS encoding F0F1 ATP synthase subunit gamma, with the translated sequence MGAQLRVYRQKIKSAQTTKKITRAMELISASRIQKAQARVAASTPYSRAITRAVSAVATYSNIEHVLTTEPETINRAAVVIFASDRGLAGAFSSQVLREAEQLTELLRSQGKDVVYYLVGRKALAYFSFRRRVSERSWTGATDQPVFDTAQEIGEALLEAFLRGADDGGVDEIHIVYNRFVSMVTQVPEVVRLLPLEVVEGEEAPEAANVLPLYEFEPEAETVLDALLPVYIESRIFNAMLQSAASEHASRQKAMKSASDNADKLIKDFTRLSNNARQTEITQQISEIVGGADALSSAKN
- the atpE gene encoding ATP synthase F0 subunit C, whose protein sequence is MDAVTVLAEINGNIATVGYGLAAIGPAIGVGIVVGKTIEGVARQPELAGRLQVLMYIGIAFTEALAFIGIATYFIFV
- the atpA gene encoding F0F1 ATP synthase subunit alpha, which encodes MAELTISPDEIRDALQDFVKSYEPNKTATTEVGYVTTAGDGIAHVEGLPGVMANELIEFADGTLGLALNLDEDEIGVVVLGEFAGIVEGMEVYRTGEVLSVPVGDGYLGRVVDPLGAPIDGLGEIKTEGRRALELQAPGVMHRKSVHEPMQTGIKAIDAMIPIGRGQRQLIIGDRQTGKTAIAVDTIINQKANWESGDTNKQVRCIYVAIGQKGSTIASVKGALEDAGAMEYTTIVAAPASDPAGFKYLAPYTGSAIGQHWMYAGKHVLIIFDDLSKQAEAYRAVSLLLRRPPGREAYPGDVFYLHSRLLERCAKLSDELGAGSMTGLPIIETKANDVAAYIPTNVISITDGQIFLQSDLFNANQRPAVDVGISVSRVGGDAQVKSIKKVSGTLKLELAQYRSLEAFSMFASDLDPASRRQLARGARLTELLKQPQYSPYPVEDQVVSIWAGTNGKLDEVPLEDILRFERELLDYLGRNTGILTTLRETNVLSDDTVTELTLAVDTFKREFQTGEGKALASVGREEFVATKAEDVNQEKIVKHKR
- a CDS encoding F0F1 ATP synthase subunit epsilon — protein: MASAPLSVSVVSADQQVWSGEATMVVARTVEGEIGILAGHEPLLAILSSGEVRLTLLDGTKVVAEAADGFLSVENDTITIVARKAALV
- a CDS encoding F0F1 ATP synthase subunit delta, whose product is MGSATREALASSRTALAAHADSADLATGESLFDAGRVIGDSSQLLAAIGDASADETAKAALVRAVFAPTLTPAALELLQFAAAARWSSHQDLLAGIEELGLRVTAASAPADVSIDSELFTFGAAVSSDAELELALTSKLTPAAAKLSLVDALLSGKASAQTLVIVRHLVQQPRGRRIGELLGDAAAIVADQADTIIATVISATPLHSTQLDRLAKSLSVRYGRNLTINQVIDASVVGGLKVQIGDDVIDGSIATRLKDLRLQLAG
- a CDS encoding DNA-3-methyladenine glycosylase I, which produces MTERPSVLIGDDGVGRCGWVGNDAEYRRYHDQEWGRPLRDDRALFEKLCLEGFQAGLSWITILRRRPAFRAAFAGFDAPTVAAFTDDDVERLLADAAIIRHRGKITATIGNARATLALDGSLTDLIWGFAPATRAEPLTGLADVPAITPESEALSKELRSRGYRFVGPTTVYALMQSSGLVNDHVVGCHLAPSPGESLPA
- a CDS encoding YaaA family protein, translating into MFVLLPPSETKRSGGGFASLDLESLAFPELAGRRRTLVTALTKLAGDPDATVRALKLGRTQLAEVERNATVVSSPTTPVIDRYTGVLYDALAADTLSAEARAFAGRHLLVHSALLGPVAGLDLVPAYRLSHDSRLPALPLKKHWAADVSAVLEATEGLLLDLRSEGYVGLGSAAAHPQRHFLRVVTASADGRTRALNHFNKKAKGEFTRALLENGRDFQTVDELLDWAPTAGLTLRPGAAAELELVVKSHA
- a CDS encoding F0F1 ATP synthase subunit B translates to MLHSVIAAAAEAEEAVNPLIPAIYDIIWSSFVFVVILFFFWKLVLPRMQKLLDDRAEAIEGNIAKADEAQRKAEAALEQYTAQLAAARVEAGQIREQARTDGQQIVAELREQASNDAARIMATAKTQIEAEHQAAITSLRSEVGTLALDLASGVIGESLTDDARASAIVDRFLADIESSENTAPSAGKH
- a CDS encoding malate dehydrogenase; this translates as MQRQRVNVTVTGAGGNIGYALMFRIASGQLLGPDVPVALRLLEIPTGIRAAEGSAFELQDSAFPLLGDVLVTDDPVQAFDGTNVAILVGSRPRGPGQQRADLLEGNARIFGPQGAAINAGAADDIRVVVVGNPANTNALVASSHAPDVPADRFTALTRLDHNRAVAQLAAKLSVQVTDVHGVIVWGNHSALQYPDVSHATVKGRPVRDLVGEDWLANEFIPRVANRGAEIIAVRGASSMGSAASATVDHVHDWVNGTGGDWTSAGVFSDGSYGVPTGLVSSYPVRSLGGRWAIEPGLSIDAFSRARIDASIADLVAERDAVSALGLLGPGRA
- the atpB gene encoding F0F1 ATP synthase subunit A, with amino-acid sequence MLARGPASIFVVARAELHAPNQEKALLETAVNLLVPFASDDGEFHGPTINEFFPPAIFFPDTPFEMNRIILIRFIAVAVMMLLFWAGTRRMKIVPTRLQSLVEMGLDLVRVNIAEDLLGKKDGKRFLPLITTIFFMVLFMNLTGVIPFLNIAGTSVIGVPLVLALVAYAAFLYAGIKKHPGKFFRNSLFPPGVPPVLYIIVTPIEFVSTFLIRPVTLTLRLLMNMVVGHLLLVLFFAATQFFFFTADGGFKLFGVGTLAFGFVFTLFELLVATLQAYVFALLTAVYIQLALADEH